One part of the Lapillicoccus jejuensis genome encodes these proteins:
- a CDS encoding DUF2469 domain-containing protein yields the protein MSSEDLEKYETEMELQLYREYRDVVGLFTHVVETERRFYLCNSVEMKVRSEGGEVFFDVTMSDAWVWDIYRPARFVKNVRVVTFKDVNIEELPKADLQLPS from the coding sequence ATGAGCAGCGAGGACCTCGAAAAGTACGAGACCGAGATGGAGCTGCAGCTCTATCGCGAGTACCGCGACGTCGTCGGTCTCTTCACGCACGTGGTCGAGACCGAGCGCCGGTTCTACCTGTGCAACTCGGTCGAGATGAAGGTCCGCTCCGAGGGGGGCGAGGTCTTCTTCGACGTGACGATGAGCGACGCGTGGGTGTGGGACATCTACCGCCCCGCCCGCTTCGTCAAGAACGTGCGCGTGGTGACGTTCAAGGACGTCAACATCGAGGAGCTCCCCAAGGCCGACCTGCAGCTGCCCTCCTGA